In the genome of Deltaproteobacteria bacterium, the window CACATGGATCAGGCGTACGAAGCGAAAGCTTGGATCGATGAGTACTACGCCAAGTACCCTAAATCCTGGTAAAAAGTAGCCGAGGAGGAATATAATGGCCAACGATAAGATCCACATAGACATTCTAACGCTGGACAGCGTGCAATGTGCGGCGTGTGGCTACATGACGGAAGCCATCGCAGCGCTGCCCGAGGATGTCCAACGCATGATCGAATACAAGGAATGGTCGATCAAGAATAAAGACGGCATAGGCAAGTTCCTTGAGTTGAAAGGCAAGGTGCTGCCTTCTATCTGTATCCAGAGGGACGTTGTATTTGAAAGCATCATCCCTCAGTACGAGGAACTCATCGACGCCATGGCCAAGAGGGCGCCCAGTAAGGAAATGAGCGATCGGCTCAAATCCCTGAGAAATACGGGTTTCGACTTTGACAAGATCCAGGAAAACCTCGCAAAAGCGGGGGCTGGCCTCCACACGAAGGCCATTTGATCTCGAGCCGCCTTTTTGTGCCGGGCTCGCTTTGATCGAGGCGTTTCCTGATCTGAAGCCCCAGGCCTTTGGGCCTGAGGCTTCACCCGAACGTTCCGCCCGTTTTGGTGTCAGGACGGCGGCGCGCTTTGTCGAGATGTCGTCAGTCAAGCATGACCGTATAAAACCGCTTCAAGGGCCGGCGGGATGATTCCCGCCTGTTCCTTGAAGTTTAACTCATGCCGGACGGTGTTCGGTCGCGTGAGAGCGATTCCGTTGAGGCATGAACCTCCTTCTGCAGGACGTATGCGGAGAGCCCGGCGTACGAAGGTAAACTGCACAATCGGCAATCAAGGAGTTGTAGCGTTGAAGCAGCTTCACATGGAAATCATTTACCAGGGAGAACACTGCCCTCATTGCTACTATATGCGGGAGGCTGTCCAAACAATCGCTCCCCGCTTCGGAGACCAGGTTCGGTGGACATTGATCGAGTATACGAAAAGCAAGGTACACGCCCGGCGGTTTTACGAACTGTCTCTGGATTTGTACGGAAGAGAAGAAGTGCATAAACGCTTTCGGTGTGCGCCCATTCCTTCGCTTTTTTTTGACGGCAAACTGGTTTTCGATGTTATTCCACGGCTCGATGAGCTGGAAGAGTCTATCAAACGCTACCTGAATAACGGGGAAATCCTGGCATGCGGGTGATTCTTCATGTCCCGAGTGCATGTTGAAGTCATCTACGAGGGAGATCACTGCATTCCCTGCGTGTATATGGCCAATGTCGTTGAAGCCGCGACAGCGAAATTCGATGACGAGGTCCGATGGAACAAGGTGGTATTGAGGGAAAAGGCGGGTGCGAAACGGTATTACGAGCTTTCCACCGGCCTGGGAAGGCCGGCGCCTATCCCATCGATATTCATTAACGGCAAACTGTGCTTCAACATCACGCCTTCCGTTGAAGAATTGGAAGCGGCGATAAAAGAAACAAACGACTAAGCGGCGGTAACGGTGGCGGAAAGAACTAACCGGCGAGAAAACTGCTTTAGACCACTCCTTCACCGGGACTTCGTGCATCCCGGTTGACATCCGGATCAAGACCATCCTGAACCGCCCTTATTTTCAGCGCCATGTATATTTTCAAGACAAAAGGAGTATGCGCCCGGGAGATCCACTTTGACCTCGAAGGGGACACGATAAAGTGGGTCCGATATGTCGGCGGCGGATGTCCGGGGAATGCCGAGACCGTTGCCCGTCTTCTGAAGGGCGAGCGGGTCGAACGGGTCATCCCTTTACTGAAGGGGATTCCCTGCCGCGAAAAGGGATCATGTCCCGATCAGTTGGCCCATGCGTTGAGCCTGGTCCGGGAGGGATTGCTGGAAAAAGCGCCGCCCATACCGGTTCAGGAAGATCCGGAAATCCGATCCCGGGTGTTTGTGCTCGCGGAATTGAACGGCGACCTCGAGTCGCTGGAGCATTTCTGTCGGGAAGTGGAGAGCGGGCGTCCTGATGCGGTGTACTGCCTGGGAAATCAGGTCATGCGGGGCGGCTCCAACGATGCGGTGGTCGAACGGGTCAGAAAAGAAGAATGGATATGCGTTCAGGGTCCGGCGGATCGAATGGCTGCGCTGGGAAACGACGGAATGGAAAAGAAAGAGGGAGCCGGCGAATTTTTCCTGAAAGCGGTAAATCGGGATTGTCTCCTGACATTGCCCCTTATGTGTGTGTTTCAAGTCGGCTCCAGCCGGTGTCTGGCCTTCTATGACGGCTTCTTGCAAGATTTGGACGGCTTTTCGGATTATTCTCCGTATTCTACGGAGCTGATCGTAGTGAGTAACTTGAGCGACTATCTTCAGGACGAAGACGTGTTTCCCGCCGTCGAGACGATGACGCGGCAATTCAGCGTGGACGCGGTTCTCTTCGCTCACACCGGGAGGAATAAGCACGTCCGGCTGGGAACGGTGGATTTGGTGAACGTAGGCGCCCTCAACAAGGAAGGCCGACGTAGCTATGCGGTTCTGGAACAAGAAAACGATGAACTGGCCATATCGTTTCGCCGGTTTTGACGGTTGTTCCGACGCCTGGAAGATGGAGAGGGTTTCGGCTCTTATCGGAGGTCCTCATGGATAAGGTGGTTGTAGACGTACTGCTCACCGATTTTCGTCAATGACTGGCGTGCGTCTACATGGCGGAGTCGGTAAAGGCTTTACCGGAAGAGATACAGGACTTGATCGAAATCCGTGAATGGGACATGCGAACACGGGAGGGCGTGGCTCGATTCAAGGAACTGAGAGCCAAGATGCTTCCGAGCGTGGCCTTGAACGGCCGGCTCGTGTTCGAAGCCAACATTCCTCCCCAGGAAGACTTGGTCCAGGCCATCAAGGACCGCTACTCCGGTTGAATCGGAGGCCGGGAGCGGAAGATCGCCATCACCGTGAAAGGGTATGAATTCAAGAAGAGACGCCGGCGGCATTGCGAAAACCCATCGCCTGCGCGA includes:
- a CDS encoding TIGR03905 family TSCPD domain-containing protein encodes the protein MYIFKTKGVCAREIHFDLEGDTIKWVRYVGGGCPGNAETVARLLKGERVERVIPLLKGIPCREKGSCPDQLAHALSLVREGLLEKAPPIPVQEDPEIRSRVFVLAELNGDLESLEHFCREVESGRPDAVYCLGNQVMRGGSNDAVVERVRKEEWICVQGPADRMAALGNDGMEKKEGAGEFFLKAVNRDCLLTLPLMCVFQVGSSRCLAFYDGFLQDLDGFSDYSPYSTELIVVSNLSDYLQDEDVFPAVETMTRQFSVDAVLFAHTGRNKHVRLGTVDLVNVGALNKEGRRSYAVLEQENDELAISFRRF